The Lentzea guizhouensis genome contains a region encoding:
- a CDS encoding ABC transporter permease gives MSENGVHTDPGAISDLTEAAAQQHTEVAEDGSSKGYKARRTLRISVELQRQLKRRRTQLVLGFLVLLPFILALSFELGESQNRRSGGFVDLATASGINFVVLTLFVSGSFLLPMIVALFFGDTIASEASWSSLKYLLAAPIPRHRLLRQKAISSGILSFFALALLPAVALGVGVLWYGAGEVVSPTGEAAPFADGVLGMALAVCYIAINLFWVAGLALFLSVSTDAPLGAVGGTVLVSILSQILDQIEPLEDLRNYLPTHYSMAWADLLSTDVDWSEMTRGVFSALVYGGIFTLLAARRFVTKDITS, from the coding sequence GTGAGCGAGAACGGCGTCCACACCGACCCCGGAGCGATCAGCGACCTGACCGAGGCCGCCGCCCAGCAGCACACCGAGGTGGCCGAGGACGGCTCCTCGAAGGGCTACAAGGCGCGCAGGACCCTGCGGATCAGCGTCGAGCTGCAACGCCAGCTCAAGCGCCGCCGGACCCAGCTCGTGCTGGGCTTCCTGGTGCTGCTGCCGTTCATCCTGGCGCTGAGCTTCGAGCTCGGCGAGAGCCAGAACCGCCGCTCCGGCGGGTTCGTGGACCTCGCCACGGCCAGCGGCATCAACTTCGTGGTGCTCACGCTGTTCGTGAGCGGCAGCTTCCTGCTGCCGATGATCGTGGCGCTGTTCTTCGGCGACACGATCGCGTCCGAAGCGTCGTGGTCGAGCCTCAAGTACCTGCTGGCCGCACCGATTCCGCGGCACCGGCTGTTGCGGCAGAAGGCGATCAGCAGCGGCATCCTCAGCTTCTTCGCCCTCGCGCTGCTGCCGGCGGTGGCACTCGGCGTCGGCGTGCTCTGGTACGGCGCGGGCGAGGTGGTGAGCCCGACCGGTGAGGCGGCACCGTTCGCGGACGGCGTGCTCGGCATGGCGCTCGCCGTCTGCTACATCGCGATCAACCTGTTCTGGGTCGCGGGCCTGGCGCTGTTCCTGTCCGTGTCCACCGACGCGCCACTGGGCGCTGTCGGCGGCACGGTGCTCGTGTCGATCCTGTCGCAGATCCTCGACCAGATCGAACCGCTCGAGGACCTGCGCAACTACCTGCCGACGCACTACTCGATGGCGTGGGCCGACCTGCTCTCGACCGATGTGGACTGGTCGGAGATGACGCGCGGGGTGTTCTCCGCGCTCGTCTACGGCGGCATCTTCACGTTGCTCGCGGCGCGCCGGTTCGTCACCAAGGACATCACCAGCTAG
- a CDS encoding DUF402 domain-containing protein: MAHIHPPKIEYFDLDAKSNTDPKGQLRSVDEYRLTPTGLYMFRPLAGHPKISHFESWFVPKLNLRVTRQSWHRGHEQDFDFYVDVVEISAIGSVWRTTDLYLDLLVRTGRSTTVLDTDELISAVQHNLISAERAQWALETTYAAVSGISAHGHDVVRWLAYSGCSTTWR; encoded by the coding sequence GTGGCACACATCCATCCGCCGAAGATCGAGTACTTCGACCTGGACGCCAAGAGCAACACCGACCCCAAGGGGCAGCTGAGGAGCGTCGACGAGTACCGCCTCACCCCGACGGGCCTCTACATGTTCCGGCCGCTCGCCGGGCACCCGAAGATCAGCCACTTCGAGAGCTGGTTCGTGCCCAAGCTGAACCTGCGGGTCACCCGCCAGTCCTGGCACCGCGGCCACGAGCAGGACTTCGACTTCTACGTCGACGTCGTGGAGATCTCGGCGATCGGCAGCGTGTGGAGGACGACCGATCTCTACCTCGACCTGCTGGTCCGGACGGGCCGCAGCACCACCGTGCTCGACACCGACGAGCTGATCTCCGCGGTCCAGCACAACCTGATCTCCGCGGAACGCGCGCAATGGGCGTTGGAAACCACCTATGCGGCGGTGTCCGGTATTTCAGCACACGGTCACGATGTAGTCAGATGGCTCGCCTATTCGGGTTGCTCCACGACCTGGCGTTGA
- a CDS encoding MarR family winged helix-turn-helix transcriptional regulator, which produces MDVETHLAAVEQALIAMRRSQSRRALAELAVPAFEVLDVIEAAERSGSQATVSGVAAALHVDQPRASKLVTSAVDAGLVARVADKADGRRVLLVRTPRGRATSADLHRARQAACAAAMADWSDEERVVFAGLLTRFVAVFGAR; this is translated from the coding sequence GTGGACGTCGAGACCCACCTTGCCGCGGTGGAGCAGGCGCTGATCGCTATGCGACGCAGCCAGTCACGCAGGGCCCTTGCCGAGTTGGCCGTGCCGGCCTTCGAGGTGCTGGACGTGATCGAGGCGGCGGAGCGGAGCGGTTCGCAGGCAACGGTTTCCGGGGTGGCGGCGGCGTTGCACGTCGATCAGCCTCGGGCCAGCAAGCTCGTCACCAGTGCTGTTGATGCCGGGTTGGTGGCTCGGGTTGCGGACAAAGCTGATGGGAGGCGGGTATTGCTCGTGCGCACGCCGAGGGGGCGGGCCACCAGTGCTGATCTGCACCGGGCGCGGCAGGCGGCTTGTGCGGCGGCGATGGCTGACTGGAGTGATGAGGAGCGGGTGGTGTTCGCCGGGTTGTTGACGCGTTTCGTTGCGGTCTTCGGCGCGCGATAA
- a CDS encoding DUF5685 family protein has protein sequence MFGIIRPCRNRLGAELRSAWLAHLCGMCLSLRDEHGHLSRLVTNYDGLMISAVVEAQTGLSRRSAGPCALRGMKSADVAVGSGARLAASVSLVLASLKIHDHVDDGDGLAGRVGWAGRAVAQRWAAKGVGTASDLGFDASVMVDSVRRQTIVEAAAGLGSSVLVVTEPTETATGFAVAQTAIIAGRPANAEPLREVGRLFGRVAHLIDAVEDLEEDRAAGAWNPLLATGTTVQEAHRLCLDALAGIRLALAEVEFVDGRLVHKLLVHELEESVVRAFGKRKRHQYPPGKPRWSDPGSGLWAYPRLNWQRQPRGCFTGCGAFLYMCGTCQFCCRDPFPGPWSDKRRDGCDGGDCGPNCDCDCSC, from the coding sequence ATGTTCGGGATCATCCGCCCCTGCCGCAACAGACTGGGCGCTGAGCTGCGGTCCGCGTGGCTCGCGCACCTGTGCGGGATGTGCTTGTCGTTGCGTGACGAGCACGGTCATCTGTCACGTCTGGTCACCAACTACGACGGGTTGATGATCTCGGCCGTGGTCGAGGCGCAGACCGGGTTGTCGCGCCGCTCGGCCGGGCCGTGTGCGTTGCGGGGCATGAAGTCCGCGGACGTGGCCGTCGGGTCGGGTGCGCGGCTGGCGGCGTCGGTGTCGCTGGTGCTGGCGTCGTTGAAGATCCACGACCACGTGGACGACGGGGACGGGCTCGCCGGGCGGGTCGGCTGGGCGGGGCGCGCGGTGGCCCAGCGGTGGGCGGCCAAGGGCGTCGGCACGGCGTCCGACCTGGGGTTCGACGCGTCGGTGATGGTCGACTCGGTGCGGCGGCAGACAATCGTCGAGGCGGCGGCGGGGCTGGGCAGCTCGGTGCTGGTGGTGACCGAGCCGACGGAGACCGCGACCGGGTTCGCGGTGGCGCAGACGGCGATCATCGCGGGGCGGCCGGCGAACGCGGAGCCGTTGCGCGAGGTCGGGCGGCTGTTCGGGCGGGTCGCGCACCTGATCGACGCGGTGGAGGACCTGGAGGAGGACCGGGCGGCGGGAGCGTGGAACCCGTTGCTGGCCACCGGGACGACGGTGCAGGAGGCGCACCGGCTGTGCCTGGACGCGTTGGCGGGGATCAGGCTCGCGCTGGCCGAGGTGGAGTTCGTGGACGGGCGGCTGGTACACAAACTGCTGGTGCACGAGCTGGAGGAGTCGGTCGTCCGGGCGTTCGGCAAGCGGAAGCGGCACCAGTACCCGCCGGGCAAGCCGCGCTGGTCGGACCCCGGCAGCGGGCTGTGGGCGTACCCGAGGCTGAACTGGCAGCGTCAGCCGCGCGGGTGCTTCACGGGGTGCGGGGCGTTCCTCTACATGTGCGGCACGTGCCAGTTCTGCTGCCGCGACCCGTTCCCGGGGCCGTGGAGCGACAAGCGGCGCGACGGGTGCGACGGCGGCGACTGCGGCCCGAACTGTGACTGCGACTGCAGCTGCTGA
- a CDS encoding MmcQ/YjbR family DNA-binding protein gives MDELIAYCAAKPGAEETYPWGEAELVCKVGGKAFAFVGLDVHTVGLKCGADAEAAAVWRERFPDDITVSGYIGRYGWNTIALKGAVPDDDLLELVDGSYEAVVARLPKRKRPV, from the coding sequence ATGGACGAGCTGATCGCCTACTGCGCCGCGAAGCCCGGTGCCGAGGAGACGTATCCGTGGGGTGAGGCCGAGCTCGTCTGCAAGGTGGGCGGCAAGGCCTTCGCGTTCGTCGGACTCGACGTGCACACCGTCGGGTTGAAGTGCGGAGCTGATGCCGAGGCCGCTGCGGTGTGGCGGGAGCGCTTTCCCGATGACATCACGGTGAGCGGGTACATCGGGCGGTACGGGTGGAACACCATCGCGCTCAAGGGGGCGGTGCCCGACGACGACCTGTTGGAGCTGGTGGACGGGTCCTACGAGGCCGTCGTCGCGCGGTTGCCCAAGAGGAAGCGGCCCGTCTAG
- a CDS encoding alpha/beta fold hydrolase yields the protein MSRLSRIRGRWSIPALIVVAALVAGGFFFTRSGDDPAPVQFKEANIDAPESPDSAQTVTIETRLYLPQQTPAPAIMLAHGFGGSLRSVHTQAEEFARRGFVVLTWSARGFGRSTGQIALNSLDREVRDAQKLLDFLATRDEVQKDSGGDPRVGVTGASYGGALSLLLAGTDKRVDTLVPVITYNDLAQALLPNSASATARSDATPAATSFGEDGVFKRSWAGIFFSAGMTSIDLSSPTGDAPEMGEEESSQNQAPVQQQQQPGGNSGAGSQPPPTPSLGACGRFTPAVCTAYTEVATTGKASQQTLDLLRRSSPVEVTDKITQPTMLVQGEQDTLFGLDQSDATARQIAAAGGKVKTVWYAGGHDGGNPGAQLRGEIADWMVFHLQGKGTDPGTGFEYAVQGAFRSSGTPSLRTVVAPSYPGLASGSTTERRSVKLSGREQVAVNPAGGNPAAISNLPGLGSALARSSSISSRLSLDLPGQAAVFQSDALTSQLLLTGSSTVKLRVARGDQTSGEAILFAKLYDVSKDGTRVLPGSAVAPFRVALPPDGSAAEVTVTLPPAVRPVESEHKLALVVSTTDQAFANAEQPAAYRISLADESISVPVVPGRNVTTGFPVAALWGIVIALLVLVAAGVVAMFRRRLAHDSDPELAEVPLVISNLTKSYPGGLTAVKDLSFRVEHGQVLGLLGPNGAGKTTTLRMVMGLIHPSEGHIRVFGHKVTPGAPVLSRIGSFVEGSGFLPHLSGAENLRLYWAATGRPLAEAHVEEALEIAGLGNAVNRRTRTYSQGMRQRLAIAQAMLGLPDLLILDEPTNGLDPPQIHQMREVLRRYAAAGRTVLVSSHLLAEVEQTCSHVVVMHKGQLVAAGEVADIAAGGGEATFRVDSPSKAAEVLRDLEGVHDVHEDEDAVHASLNGVPRATALSALVTAGVAVDQAGPRRRLEDAFLELVGE from the coding sequence GTGTCCCGCCTCTCCCGCATTCGCGGCAGGTGGTCGATCCCCGCTCTGATAGTTGTCGCGGCCCTCGTGGCCGGTGGCTTCTTCTTCACCAGATCAGGCGACGACCCCGCGCCCGTGCAGTTCAAAGAAGCGAACATCGACGCACCTGAGAGCCCTGACAGCGCTCAGACGGTGACGATCGAGACGCGTCTTTACCTCCCCCAGCAGACGCCCGCGCCCGCGATCATGCTCGCGCACGGTTTCGGCGGCAGTCTGCGCAGCGTGCACACGCAGGCGGAGGAGTTCGCCCGGCGCGGCTTCGTCGTGCTGACGTGGTCCGCGCGCGGTTTCGGCCGCAGCACCGGCCAGATCGCGCTGAACTCCCTCGACCGCGAGGTCCGCGACGCGCAGAAGCTGCTCGACTTCCTCGCGACACGTGACGAGGTGCAGAAGGACTCCGGTGGCGACCCGCGCGTGGGCGTGACCGGTGCCTCCTACGGCGGCGCGCTGTCGTTGCTGCTCGCCGGCACCGACAAGCGCGTCGACACGCTCGTGCCGGTCATCACCTACAACGACCTCGCGCAGGCGCTGCTGCCGAACTCCGCTTCGGCCACGGCCCGCTCGGACGCCACCCCCGCGGCGACGTCGTTCGGTGAGGACGGCGTCTTCAAGCGGTCGTGGGCGGGCATCTTCTTCTCCGCGGGCATGACGTCGATCGACCTCTCCTCACCCACGGGTGACGCGCCCGAGATGGGCGAGGAGGAGTCGAGCCAGAACCAGGCACCGGTGCAGCAACAGCAGCAGCCGGGCGGCAACTCGGGCGCGGGCTCACAGCCGCCGCCCACGCCGTCGCTGGGCGCCTGCGGCCGGTTCACGCCCGCCGTGTGCACCGCGTACACCGAGGTCGCGACGACGGGCAAGGCCTCGCAGCAGACGCTCGACCTGCTGCGCCGCTCCTCGCCGGTCGAGGTGACCGACAAGATCACCCAGCCGACCATGCTGGTGCAGGGCGAGCAGGACACGCTCTTCGGCCTCGACCAGTCCGACGCCACCGCGCGGCAGATCGCCGCAGCCGGCGGCAAGGTGAAGACGGTCTGGTACGCGGGCGGTCACGACGGCGGCAACCCCGGCGCCCAGCTGCGCGGGGAGATCGCCGACTGGATGGTCTTCCACCTGCAGGGCAAGGGCACCGACCCCGGCACCGGCTTCGAGTACGCGGTGCAGGGCGCGTTCCGCTCGTCGGGCACCCCGTCGCTGCGCACGGTCGTCGCGCCCTCCTACCCCGGTCTGGCCTCCGGTTCCACGACGGAGCGCCGTTCGGTGAAGCTGAGCGGCCGCGAGCAGGTCGCGGTGAACCCCGCCGGCGGCAACCCGGCGGCGATCTCGAACCTGCCCGGCCTCGGTTCGGCGCTGGCGCGGTCGTCGTCGATCTCGTCGCGACTGTCGCTCGACCTGCCCGGTCAGGCGGCGGTGTTCCAGTCCGACGCGCTGACCTCGCAGCTGCTGCTGACCGGTTCGTCCACGGTCAAGCTGCGGGTGGCGCGCGGTGACCAGACCAGCGGCGAGGCGATCCTCTTCGCGAAGCTCTACGACGTGTCGAAGGACGGCACGCGCGTGCTGCCCGGCTCGGCCGTGGCTCCGTTCCGCGTGGCGCTGCCGCCGGACGGTTCCGCCGCCGAGGTGACGGTGACGCTGCCGCCGGCCGTGCGCCCGGTCGAGAGCGAGCACAAGCTGGCCCTGGTGGTCTCGACGACGGACCAGGCGTTCGCGAACGCCGAGCAGCCCGCCGCGTACCGCATCTCGCTGGCCGACGAGTCGATCTCCGTGCCCGTCGTGCCCGGCCGCAACGTGACGACCGGCTTCCCGGTGGCCGCGCTGTGGGGCATCGTGATCGCGCTGCTGGTGCTGGTCGCGGCCGGTGTGGTGGCGATGTTCCGCCGCCGCCTCGCGCACGACTCCGACCCGGAGCTGGCCGAGGTGCCGCTGGTCATCTCGAACCTCACGAAGTCCTACCCCGGCGGCCTCACGGCCGTGAAGGACCTGTCGTTCCGCGTGGAACACGGCCAGGTGCTCGGCCTGCTCGGCCCCAACGGCGCCGGCAAGACCACGACGCTGCGCATGGTCATGGGCCTGATTCACCCGTCCGAGGGACACATCCGGGTCTTCGGCCACAAGGTGACGCCCGGCGCGCCCGTGCTGTCGCGCATCGGTTCGTTCGTCGAGGGCTCCGGCTTCCTGCCGCATCTCTCCGGCGCCGAGAACCTGCGCCTGTACTGGGCCGCCACCGGCCGTCCGCTGGCCGAGGCGCACGTCGAGGAGGCGCTGGAGATCGCGGGCCTCGGCAACGCCGTGAACCGCCGCACCCGCACCTACAGCCAGGGCATGAGGCAGCGCCTCGCGATCGCCCAGGCCATGCTCGGCCTCCCGGACCTGCTGATCCTGGACGAACCGACCAACGGTCTCGACCCGCCCCAGATCCACCAGATGCGCGAGGTCCTGCGCCGCTACGCCGCAGCCGGCCGCACCGTCCTGGTGTCGTCGCACCTGCTGGCCGAGGTCGAGCAGACCTGCTCGCACGTGGTCGTGATGCACAAGGGCCAGCTCGTCGCCGCGGGCGAGGTGGCCGACATCGCGGCAGGCGGCGGCGAGGCGACGTTCCGCGTCGACTCCCCGTCGAAGGCAGCGGAGGTGCTGCGTGACCTCGAAGGCGTGCACGACGTGCACGAGGACGAGGACGCCGTGCACGCGTCGCTGAACGGCGTCCCGCGCGCGACCGCACTATCGGCCCTCGTGACCGCCGGTGTGGCCGTGGACCAGGCGGGCCCGCGACGCAGGCTGGAAGACGCGTTCTTGGAGCTGGTCGGTGAATGA
- a CDS encoding DUF402 domain-containing protein, with product MGAVTTPQLVDTVDTISGVRSYSSGGMRHLSSCHVERWGLRIEHPTPEDPFSDSEVTWLLPDLGVRLTAFHPRSRHARSGPSVLTAVRVERDHRHWQTTDLLLGLAVPGGTTARIVRSEEFAAAVAGRVLQPGDADQALRTVHRTLEELSDVNHNLTSWLTWHGIYDAWPPL from the coding sequence GTGGGAGCGGTCACTACACCTCAGCTGGTCGACACCGTCGACACCATTTCGGGCGTTCGCAGCTATTCGTCCGGCGGCATGCGGCACCTCAGTTCGTGCCACGTCGAACGCTGGGGTCTGCGCATCGAGCACCCCACACCGGAGGACCCGTTCTCCGACTCCGAGGTGACGTGGCTGCTGCCCGATCTGGGCGTGCGGCTCACGGCCTTCCACCCACGTTCCCGGCACGCGCGCAGTGGCCCGAGCGTGCTGACCGCCGTGCGCGTCGAACGCGACCACCGCCACTGGCAGACCACGGACCTGTTGCTGGGCCTGGCCGTTCCCGGCGGCACCACGGCCCGCATCGTGCGCAGCGAGGAGTTCGCCGCGGCCGTCGCGGGTCGCGTGCTGCAGCCGGGCGACGCCGACCAGGCGCTGCGCACGGTCCACCGCACCCTCGAAGAGCTCAGCGACGTCAACCACAACCTCACGTCGTGGCTGACCTGGCACGGCATCTACGACGCCTGGCCGCCCCTGTAG
- a CDS encoding VOC family protein — translation MATEIQVTMDAADPARLAAFWAEALGYVVQPPPAGFETWEAFAEANNIPRERRNDYSAIIDPDGSGPRFFFQRVPEGKTAKNRVHLDVNAGLEAVDRLVALGATKVEEFDQGAMGHWVVMLDPEGNEFCVQGKH, via the coding sequence ATGGCAACCGAAATCCAGGTGACGATGGACGCGGCGGACCCGGCCAGGCTGGCCGCCTTCTGGGCGGAGGCGCTCGGTTACGTGGTGCAGCCGCCGCCTGCCGGGTTCGAGACGTGGGAGGCGTTCGCCGAGGCGAACAACATCCCGCGGGAGCGGCGCAACGACTACTCGGCGATCATCGACCCGGACGGTTCAGGGCCGCGGTTCTTCTTCCAGCGCGTGCCGGAGGGCAAGACGGCCAAGAACCGCGTCCACCTCGATGTGAACGCGGGTCTTGAAGCCGTCGACCGGCTCGTCGCCCTCGGTGCGACCAAGGTCGAGGAGTTCGACCAGGGTGCGATGGGGCACTGGGTCGTCATGCTCGACCCCGAGGGCAACGAGTTCTGTGTGCAGGGCAAGCACTAG
- the uvrB gene encoding excinuclease ABC subunit UvrB encodes MAFATELPPEESTVKAHSEHRPVGEITRTGGQFRVVSDYVPAGDQPAAIADLERRVRSGERDVVLLGATGTGKSATTAWLVEKLQRPTLVMAPNKTLAAQLANELKELFPHNAVEYFVSYYDYYQPEAYIPQTDTYIEKDSSINEDVERLRHSATMSLLTRRDVIVVASVSCIYGLGTPQSYLDRSIPLAVGAEVERDKFLRALVDVQYSRNDMSFTRGSFRVRGDTVEIIPSYEELAVRVEFFGDEIDKLYYLHPLTGDVVREVDDLRIFPATHYVAGPERMERAIRDIEAELETTLAQMERQGKLLEAQRLRMRTSYDIEMMRQVGFCNGIENYSRHIDGRGPGTAPATLLDYFPDDFLMVIDESHVTVPQIGGMYEGDASRKRNLVEHGFRLPSALDNRPLTWEEFADRIGQVVYLSATPGPYELGQSGGEFVEQVIRPTGLVDPEVVVKPTEGQIDDLVHSIRERAERDERVLVTTLTKKMAEDLTDYLLELGIRVRYLHSEVDTLRRVELLRQLRLGEYDVLIGINLLREGLDLPEVSLVAILDADKEGFLRSGTSLVQTIGRAARNVSGEVHMYADRITDSMRHAIDETNRRRAKQVAYNEERGLDPQPLRKKITDILEAVYSEADDVPVGGSGRNQSRGKRATGESGRSSGVLQSHERAGMARSELADLVQQLTDQMMNAARDLQFELAARLRDEIQDLKKELRGMDAAGVK; translated from the coding sequence GTGGCATTCGCAACCGAGCTCCCACCAGAGGAGAGCACCGTCAAGGCGCACTCCGAGCACCGTCCCGTCGGCGAGATCACCCGGACCGGCGGGCAGTTCCGCGTGGTCAGCGACTACGTGCCGGCGGGCGACCAGCCGGCCGCCATCGCCGATCTGGAGAGGCGGGTGCGCTCGGGCGAGCGCGACGTCGTGCTGCTCGGTGCCACCGGTACCGGCAAGTCGGCGACGACGGCGTGGCTGGTCGAGAAGCTGCAGCGGCCGACGCTGGTCATGGCGCCGAACAAGACGCTGGCCGCGCAGCTGGCGAACGAGCTGAAGGAGCTCTTCCCGCACAACGCGGTGGAGTACTTCGTCAGCTACTACGACTACTACCAGCCAGAGGCGTACATCCCGCAGACGGACACCTACATCGAGAAGGACTCCTCGATCAACGAGGACGTCGAGCGGCTGCGACACTCCGCCACCATGTCGCTGCTGACCCGGCGCGACGTCATCGTGGTCGCCTCCGTCTCGTGCATCTACGGCCTCGGCACCCCGCAGTCCTACCTCGACCGCTCGATCCCGCTGGCCGTGGGCGCCGAGGTGGAGCGCGACAAGTTCCTGCGCGCCCTGGTCGACGTGCAGTACAGCCGCAACGACATGTCGTTCACCCGTGGCTCGTTCCGGGTGCGCGGCGACACGGTGGAGATCATCCCGTCCTACGAGGAGCTCGCCGTGCGCGTCGAGTTCTTCGGCGACGAGATCGACAAGCTCTACTACCTGCACCCGCTGACCGGTGACGTGGTGCGCGAGGTCGACGACCTGCGGATCTTCCCTGCCACCCACTACGTCGCGGGCCCGGAGCGCATGGAGCGCGCGATCCGCGACATCGAGGCGGAGCTGGAGACGACGCTCGCCCAGATGGAGCGCCAGGGCAAGCTGCTCGAAGCCCAGCGCCTGCGCATGCGCACGTCCTACGACATCGAGATGATGCGCCAGGTCGGCTTCTGCAACGGCATCGAGAACTACTCGCGCCACATCGACGGCCGCGGCCCCGGCACCGCACCGGCCACGCTGCTCGACTACTTCCCCGACGACTTCCTGATGGTCATCGACGAGTCGCACGTGACCGTCCCGCAGATCGGCGGCATGTACGAGGGCGACGCCTCCCGCAAGCGCAACCTCGTCGAACACGGCTTCCGCCTCCCGTCCGCGCTCGACAACCGCCCGCTGACGTGGGAGGAGTTCGCCGACCGCATCGGCCAGGTCGTCTACCTCTCCGCCACGCCGGGCCCCTACGAGCTGGGCCAGTCCGGCGGCGAGTTCGTCGAGCAGGTCATCCGCCCCACCGGCCTGGTCGACCCCGAGGTCGTCGTGAAGCCGACCGAGGGCCAGATCGACGACCTGGTCCACTCCATCCGCGAACGGGCAGAGCGCGACGAGCGCGTCCTGGTCACCACCCTGACCAAGAAGATGGCCGAGGACCTCACCGACTACCTCCTCGAACTCGGCATCCGCGTCCGCTACCTCCACTCCGAGGTCGACACGCTGCGCCGCGTCGAACTGCTCCGCCAGCTCCGCCTGGGCGAGTACGACGTCCTCATCGGCATCAACCTGCTGCGCGAGGGCCTCGACCTCCCCGAGGTCTCCCTGGTCGCCATCCTCGACGCGGACAAGGAAGGCTTCCTGCGCTCCGGCACCTCCCTGGTGCAGACGATCGGCCGCGCGGCCCGCAACGTCTCCGGCGAGGTCCACATGTACGCGGACCGCATCACCGACTCCATGCGCCACGCCATCGACGAAACCAACCGCCGCCGCGCCAAGCAGGTCGCCTACAACGAGGAACGCGGCCTCGACCCCCAACCGCTCCGCAAGAAGATCACCGACATCCTCGAAGCCGTCTACTCCGAGGCCGACGACGTCCCGGTCGGCGGCTCCGGCCGCAACCAGTCCCGCGGCAAACGCGCCACCGGCGAAAGCGGCCGCTCCTCCGGCGTCCTGCAGTCCCACGAACGCGCCGGCATGGCCCGGTCGGAGCTGGCCGACCTGGTGCAGCAGCTGACGGACCAGATGATGAACGCAGCCCGGGACCTGCAGTTCGAGCTGGCGGCGCGGCTGAGGGACGAGATCCAGGACCTGAAGAAGGAGCTGCGGGGGATGGATGCGGCGGGCGTGAAGTAA
- the coaE gene encoding dephospho-CoA kinase, which yields MLRVGLTGGIGSGKSTVARLLAERGAMIIDADKLAREVLEPGTEGLAEVVKAFGEDVLNADGTLNRAALAAKAFATEEARQTLNGITHPRIGRLTAERMAAAPEDGIVVHDIPLLVERDMAAAYHLVIVVYADAETRLRRLVTSRGMDEDDARQRIAAQATDEQRRAVADVWLDNSGEVPDVTGLWDRLVGFEKNVRTQTYASGRPVVVPYDERWPAQAKRLARRISLAAGGRHVEHIGSTSVPGLAAKDVLDFQLAVEDVETADGLREVLAQAGFPYVGPYEDTPRGDGCWDKRLHAGADPGRRVNLHLRVRGAANWQWAVDFRDWLRHDAQAREEYANVKLELSQRFAADSTGFAYGDAKEPFMEAAVERVKAYRGGQAS from the coding sequence ATGCTCAGGGTGGGGTTGACCGGGGGGATCGGGTCGGGCAAGTCGACGGTCGCGCGGCTGCTGGCGGAACGCGGCGCGATGATCATCGACGCGGACAAGCTCGCGCGGGAGGTGCTGGAGCCGGGCACCGAAGGCCTCGCCGAGGTCGTGAAGGCGTTCGGTGAGGACGTCCTCAACGCCGACGGCACGCTGAACCGGGCGGCGCTGGCGGCCAAGGCGTTCGCGACCGAGGAGGCTCGGCAGACGCTCAACGGCATCACGCACCCGCGGATCGGGCGGCTGACCGCCGAACGCATGGCGGCCGCGCCCGAGGACGGCATCGTGGTGCACGACATCCCGTTGCTGGTGGAACGGGACATGGCGGCCGCATATCACCTGGTCATCGTGGTGTACGCGGACGCGGAGACGCGGCTGCGGCGCCTCGTCACGAGCCGGGGCATGGACGAGGACGACGCACGTCAGCGGATCGCGGCGCAGGCCACCGACGAGCAGCGGCGGGCCGTGGCAGACGTGTGGCTGGACAACTCCGGCGAGGTGCCGGACGTGACGGGGTTGTGGGACCGGCTGGTCGGGTTCGAGAAGAACGTGCGCACGCAGACGTACGCGTCGGGGCGGCCGGTCGTGGTGCCGTACGACGAACGCTGGCCCGCGCAGGCGAAGCGGCTCGCCCGGCGGATCAGCCTCGCCGCGGGCGGGCGGCACGTCGAGCACATCGGGTCGACCAGCGTTCCCGGTCTCGCGGCCAAGGACGTGCTGGACTTCCAGCTCGCCGTCGAGGACGTGGAGACGGCCGACGGGTTGCGGGAAGTGCTGGCACAGGCCGGTTTCCCGTACGTGGGGCCGTACGAGGACACGCCGCGCGGTGACGGCTGCTGGGACAAGAGGCTGCACGCGGGCGCGGATCCGGGGCGGCGGGTGAACCTGCACCTGCGGGTCCGGGGTGCGGCGAACTGGCAGTGGGCGGTGGACTTCCGCGACTGGCTGCGGCACGACGCGCAGGCGCGCGAGGAGTACGCGAACGTCAAGCTCGAGCTGTCCCAGCGGTTTGCGGCCGACAGCACCGGGTTCGCCTACGGTGACGCGAAGGAGCCGTTCATGGAGGCGGCCGTGGAGCGGGTCAAGGCCTACAGGGGCGGCCAGGCGTCGTAG